The region GGCTGATCCATGGCCGCAAGGCCGCATTGCCCTGGTTCGTCGCCCTGCTCAGCGCCGAAGTGCTGGTGCGCGGCCTGCCGGCCGGCCTGCCATTGACCTTGCTCTGTTCGGCCTGGCTGGTACTGGGCTACGGCATGATCGGCGAAGCCCTGCGCCGCCGTTTCAGCAGCAGCAATATGTTCGACAACCGGCGCCGTTTGCTGGCCTGGGCCGGCATCGTGATGGCCGGCACCTTGTTCAATGCCGTCGGTTACATGTCGCTGCTGTCGCTGACGGGGCGTATCCCGTCCGGCGAGTGGGCCACCGCGCTGCTGCGCTTCGGCGTCGGCGACACGGTGGGCATGCTGGTGTCGATGCCGCTGATCTGGGTGCTGGTCAGCGAGCGCGGCCGTGAACGCCTGCGCAATGCCATCTGGCGCTGGGAAACCCTGGCCTACCTGGCGCTGGGCGGCTTCGTGCTGTGGAGCGTGTTCGGCTCCATTTTGCGCTGCGAATACAAGCATTTCTATTTCCTGTTTCTGCCGGTGATCTGGGCCGCTTCGCGCCAGGGCCTGTATGGCGCCGTGCTGGCCGTATTCGCCCTGCAGCTGTGCATCATTACCCTGGTGAAATGGTCGCATGCGGTGCATATCCAGTTTTACGAGTTGCAGCTGCTCGACGCCATGCTGGCGCTGGTGGGCTTTTTCATCGGCATCGTGGTCGACGAGGTGCGCCAGGTTTCGCATGAACTCAAGCACACCATGCGCCTGGCCGCCGCCGGCGAAATGGCGGCCGCCCTCGCGCATGAGCTGAACCAGCCGCTGACGGCCCTGTCGACCTACGGCAAGGCCTGCGAATACCTGCTGGAGCGGGGCGAGAGCGGACCGTTGTTGCAAAACGCCATCGGCCACATGATCGTCGAATCGGGGCGGGCGGCCGAGGTGGTGCGCCGCCTGCGCGATTTCTTCCGCACCGGCGCGATGCAGCTCGAAGTGGTCGAGGCGAGCGCCCTGATCGCCGGCATCGCGCGCCAGTTCACGCCGCAGTTCCATGAGCACGGCATCGAGCTGGTGCTGGCGCCACCGCAGCCGCTGGCCATCAACGCCGACCGGCTGCAGCTGGAGCTGGTGCTGCGCAACCTGCTGGCCAACGCCCAGGACGCAGTGCTGGGCCAGCCGCGCAGCCGGCGCCGCATCACCCTCAGTGCCGAGCGGCTCGACGGCGGCCGGCTGCGCCTGTCGGTGGAAGACAGCGGCCCCGGCATTTCCAGCAGCCTGGCGGCGCGCTTGTTCGAGCCGTTTGTATCGAGCAAGGCCAGCGGCCTGGGACTGGGGCTGGTGCTCAGCCGCAGCATCGTCGAGGCGCATGGCGGCCAGTTGTGGGCCGAAGTCGGCAGCCACGGCATTTTTCGCTTTATCCTGCCGCTGGCGCGTGCCACCGCGGCATCGCCCGGAGAGCCCGCATGAGCAGTGATTTGACCGTATTTATCGTTGATGACGACCCCGCCGTGCGCGATGCGCTCGGCTTGCTGCTGGGCGTGCGCGGCTACCGCACCGCCCTGTTTTCCTGCGCCGAGGATTTCTTGCTGGGCTGGCAGCGCGAGTGGGCCGGCTGCGTGCTGATCGATATCCGCATGTCAGGCATGGATGGCCTGTCGCTGCAGCGCCGGCTGCTGGAACTCGGTTGCCTGCTTCCCGTGATTATCGTCACCGGCCATGGCGACGTGACCCTGGCGCGCCAGGCCTTCAAGGCCCAGGCCAGCGACTTCCTGGAAAAACCGTTCGACCACGACAAGCTGCTGGCGGCCATCGCCGAAGCGTTTTCGCGCGAGGCGGCCACGCGCGGCCAGTTGCGGCGCCAGCAGGAAGGGCTGGACTTGCTGCGCAGCCTGACGCCGCGTGAAAGGGAAGTGATGCAGCTGGTGGTGACGGGCCGCCACAACCGCGACATCGCGCCCGTGCTGGGCATTTCCGTGCGCACCGTGGAAGTGCACAAGGCGCGCGTGATGGACAAGCTGGGGGTCGACAATGTGGCCGACCTGGTGCGCATCAGCATGCTGGGGACCGACTAGCCCCCACGTATTATTTGATGGCTTGCAGCACCTGTTCGACCGTAATCGCATCGACCCAGTCGTTGCGCCTGGCCACCGTCAGCACGGTGCTGTTGGCGCTGTCGAACGGCGCCCATTCCGGGTTCTTCTTGCGCATCAGCGCCACCACCGGC is a window of Janthinobacterium sp. J1-1 DNA encoding:
- a CDS encoding ATP-binding protein; the protein is MRPSLSRHLQYPAFVGLYLLFDWATYIDPMYGLNITPWNPDPALGLVFWLIHGRKAALPWFVALLSAEVLVRGLPAGLPLTLLCSAWLVLGYGMIGEALRRRFSSSNMFDNRRRLLAWAGIVMAGTLFNAVGYMSLLSLTGRIPSGEWATALLRFGVGDTVGMLVSMPLIWVLVSERGRERLRNAIWRWETLAYLALGGFVLWSVFGSILRCEYKHFYFLFLPVIWAASRQGLYGAVLAVFALQLCIITLVKWSHAVHIQFYELQLLDAMLALVGFFIGIVVDEVRQVSHELKHTMRLAAAGEMAAALAHELNQPLTALSTYGKACEYLLERGESGPLLQNAIGHMIVESGRAAEVVRRLRDFFRTGAMQLEVVEASALIAGIARQFTPQFHEHGIELVLAPPQPLAINADRLQLELVLRNLLANAQDAVLGQPRSRRRITLSAERLDGGRLRLSVEDSGPGISSSLAARLFEPFVSSKASGLGLGLVLSRSIVEAHGGQLWAEVGSHGIFRFILPLARATAASPGEPA
- a CDS encoding response regulator, with amino-acid sequence MSSDLTVFIVDDDPAVRDALGLLLGVRGYRTALFSCAEDFLLGWQREWAGCVLIDIRMSGMDGLSLQRRLLELGCLLPVIIVTGHGDVTLARQAFKAQASDFLEKPFDHDKLLAAIAEAFSREAATRGQLRRQQEGLDLLRSLTPREREVMQLVVTGRHNRDIAPVLGISVRTVEVHKARVMDKLGVDNVADLVRISMLGTD